In the Enterococcus saigonensis genome, one interval contains:
- a CDS encoding cupin domain-containing protein, with protein sequence MELNTNVKEGIIFPLGDENEAYAKYFIGKSFVAGLVNDPEINVGVANVSFEPGCRNNWHKHLNGYQILLVTGGEGWYQEEGQSPQKLTPGDVIVTHEGVKHWHGATKESWFSHIAITAGTAEWLEPVRDEVYNAL encoded by the coding sequence ATGGAACTAAATACTAACGTAAAAGAGGGAATTATTTTTCCTCTTGGAGATGAAAATGAAGCGTATGCAAAATATTTTATAGGGAAAAGTTTTGTAGCTGGATTAGTAAATGACCCTGAAATTAATGTAGGTGTGGCAAATGTTTCTTTTGAACCTGGATGTCGAAACAATTGGCATAAACATTTGAATGGTTATCAAATTCTCTTAGTTACAGGCGGTGAAGGTTGGTATCAGGAAGAAGGCCAATCTCCACAGAAATTGACTCCAGGGGATGTTATTGTTACTCACGAGGGAGTGAAGCACTGGCATGGAGCAACTAAAGAGAGCTGGTTCTCGCATATTGCGATTACAGCGGGTACAGCTGAATGGCTAGAACCTGTAAGAGACGAAGTTTATAACGCCCTTTAG
- a CDS encoding flavodoxin, whose product MKKTLITLFLPTLLILGACSSDNERAIEENSSNDAIESSITTTSEVKNPEGDGKALVAYFSLPVGDDLDVTTGASVMEANGEYLGLTQQTANWISEELKADTFRIQADKSYPTDIDDLLDVAAEEKSNNDRPSLASKITNLDQYDTIYLGYPIWNADFPMAFYTFLESYDFSGKRIVPFSTHGGSGLAGTVGILEDELSNSEVVSNALSISRNNVADSRQEVIDWVDEVK is encoded by the coding sequence ATGAAAAAAACTTTAATAACTCTTTTTTTACCAACCCTGTTAATTTTAGGCGCATGCAGTAGTGATAATGAACGAGCAATTGAGGAAAATTCTTCAAATGATGCCATAGAGAGTTCGATAACTACTACTTCTGAGGTTAAAAATCCAGAAGGGGATGGAAAAGCATTAGTTGCGTATTTTTCTCTTCCGGTCGGAGATGATTTAGATGTTACTACTGGTGCAAGCGTTATGGAAGCAAATGGAGAATATCTAGGATTAACACAGCAAACGGCAAACTGGATTTCAGAAGAGTTAAAGGCTGATACTTTTCGAATTCAAGCGGACAAATCTTATCCTACAGACATTGATGATTTATTGGATGTTGCTGCAGAAGAGAAAAGCAATAATGATCGGCCAAGTTTAGCCTCTAAAATCACCAATTTGGATCAGTATGACACAATTTACCTTGGATACCCAATCTGGAACGCTGATTTTCCAATGGCTTTCTATACATTTTTAGAAAGTTATGATTTTTCAGGGAAACGCATTGTACCATTTAGTACCCATGGAGGAAGTGGACTAGCTGGAACAGTTGGTATTCTAGAAGATGAGTTATCGAATTCTGAAGTGGTCTCGAACGCCTTAAGTATTTCACGAAATAATGTTGCGGACTCTAGACAAGAAGTTATAGATTGGGTGGACGAAGTTAAATAG
- a CDS encoding NAD(P)H-binding protein: MKVMILGAAGQIGKMVTNDLLTQTDFDLVLYGRNVSKRLSFEDNSRVELVDGTFEELDKIRENLVDVDAVYLSYVGGDSLVKPLIKVFEDAKIKRFIAASVPDIYEEIEGKFQQWYRANTGIMWNSEYRKAADAIENSSLDYIILRITWLYNEPGNTNVHLTKKGEPFTEAQVTREAVSQVVTDLLTGKLDYHRESLGVGEPDTEWAKPSFY, translated from the coding sequence ATGAAAGTAATGATACTAGGGGCAGCGGGACAAATCGGTAAAATGGTCACAAATGATTTATTGACTCAGACTGATTTTGATCTAGTTTTGTATGGGCGAAATGTTTCTAAACGTTTGAGTTTTGAAGACAACAGTAGAGTTGAGTTAGTCGATGGAACATTTGAAGAACTTGATAAAATTCGTGAAAACTTGGTTGATGTGGATGCTGTGTATTTAAGTTACGTAGGTGGAGATAGCCTAGTAAAACCGTTGATTAAAGTATTTGAAGACGCAAAAATCAAGAGATTTATTGCGGCAAGTGTTCCTGATATTTATGAGGAAATTGAAGGGAAATTTCAACAATGGTATCGAGCTAATACCGGAATTATGTGGAATTCAGAATATCGTAAAGCGGCAGATGCTATTGAAAATAGTAGTTTGGATTATATTATTTTACGAATTACATGGTTATACAATGAACCAGGAAATACGAATGTACATTTGACAAAAAAAGGAGAACCTTTTACCGAAGCTCAAGTGACACGGGAAGCTGTATCTCAAGTTGTCACCGATCTGTTAACAGGCAAACTAGACTATCATCGGGAAAGTCTAGGTGTTGGAGAACCAGATACAGAATGGGCTAAACCTAGTTTTTATTAA